The following are from one region of the Streptococcus sp. 1643 genome:
- a CDS encoding DEAD/DEAH box helicase — MNFNEFNLSAELLAEIEKAGFVEASPIQEQTIPLALEGKDVIGQAQTGTGKTAAFGLPTLEKIRTEEATIQALVIAPTRELAVQSQEELFRFGRSKGVKVRSVYGGSSIEKQIKALKSGAHIVVGTPGRLLDLIKRKALKLKDIETLILDEADEMLNMGFLEDIEAIISRVPDSRQTLLFSATMPEAIKRIGVQFMKDPEHVKIAAKELTTELVDQYYIRVKEQEKFDTMTRLMDVEQPELSIVFGRTKRRVDELTRGLKIRGFRAEGIHGDLDQNKRLRVLRDFKNGNLDVLVATDVAARGLDISGVTHVYNYDIPQDPESYVHRIGRTGRAGKSGQSITFVSPNEMGYLQIIENLTKKRMKGLKPATAEEAFQAKKQVALKKIERDFADEAIRGNFEKFAKDARKLAAEFSPEELAMYILSLTVQDPDSLPEVEIAREKPLPFKPSGNGFGGKGKGGRGGRRGDDRRDRDRRGNGRRDEFKKGSRGNDRFDKDRRYRNKDNKKPRNTSSEKKTGFVIRNKGDK, encoded by the coding sequence GTGAATTTTAATGAATTTAACTTGTCTGCTGAATTGCTAGCAGAGATTGAAAAAGCTGGATTTGTAGAAGCAAGTCCTATCCAAGAGCAAACTATTCCTTTGGCTCTTGAAGGAAAAGACGTTATCGGTCAAGCTCAGACTGGTACAGGAAAAACTGCAGCTTTTGGCTTGCCAACCCTTGAAAAAATCCGTACAGAAGAAGCGACCATCCAAGCCTTGGTCATCGCTCCAACTCGTGAACTCGCTGTTCAAAGCCAAGAGGAACTCTTCCGATTTGGCCGTAGCAAGGGAGTGAAAGTTCGCTCAGTTTACGGTGGTTCCAGCATTGAAAAACAAATCAAGGCCCTTAAATCTGGTGCCCATATCGTGGTAGGAACACCAGGCCGTCTCTTGGACTTGATTAAACGCAAGGCCTTGAAATTAAAAGACATTGAAACCCTCATCCTTGACGAAGCGGATGAAATGCTCAATATGGGCTTCCTTGAAGACATCGAAGCTATTATCTCGCGTGTCCCTGACAGTCGTCAAACCTTGCTCTTTTCAGCAACCATGCCTGAAGCCATCAAACGTATCGGCGTTCAGTTTATGAAAGATCCTGAGCATGTGAAGATTGCTGCCAAAGAATTGACAACAGAGCTGGTGGACCAGTACTATATCCGTGTCAAGGAACAAGAGAAATTTGATACCATGACACGTCTTATGGATGTGGAACAACCTGAACTTTCTATTGTATTTGGTCGTACCAAACGCCGTGTGGATGAATTGACTCGTGGACTTAAAATCCGTGGCTTCCGTGCAGAAGGAATTCATGGTGACTTAGACCAAAACAAACGTCTTCGTGTCCTTCGTGATTTTAAAAATGGCAATCTTGATGTTCTAGTTGCGACAGACGTTGCAGCACGTGGTTTGGATATCTCGGGTGTGACCCATGTCTACAACTACGATATTCCACAAGATCCTGAAAGTTATGTTCACCGTATCGGTCGTACAGGTCGTGCTGGTAAGTCAGGTCAATCTATTACCTTTGTTTCTCCAAATGAAATGGGCTATCTCCAAATCATTGAAAACTTAACTAAGAAACGCATGAAAGGCTTGAAACCAGCAACAGCAGAAGAAGCCTTCCAAGCTAAGAAACAAGTAGCGCTCAAGAAAATCGAACGAGACTTCGCAGACGAAGCAATCCGTGGGAACTTTGAAAAATTTGCTAAAGATGCTCGTAAGTTAGCTGCAGAATTTAGTCCAGAAGAATTGGCTATGTATATCTTGAGTCTGACAGTCCAAGATCCAGACAGCCTTCCTGAAGTGGAGATTGCGCGTGAAAAACCACTGCCATTTAAACCATCAGGTAATGGATTCGGTGGCAAAGGTAAGGGAGGTCGTGGAGGCCGTCGTGGAGACGACCGTCGAGATCGTGATCGTCGTGGCAATGGTCGCCGTGATGAGTTCAAGAAAGGCAGTCGTGGAAACGACCGTTTTGATAAAGACAGACGTTACCGTAATAAAGACAATAAAAAACCTCGCAACACTTCAAGCGAAAAGAAAACCGGCTTTGTTATTCGTAACAAAGGAGACAAATAG
- a CDS encoding OFA family MFS transporter, with protein MKLNRYIIAFAGVILHLMLGSTYAWSVYRNPIIEKTGWDQASVAFAFSLAIFCLGLSAAFMGRLVEKFGPRVMGSLSAFLYAGGNILTGFAIDRQELWLLYLAYGILGGLGLGAGYITPVSTIIKWFPDKRGLATGLAIMGFGFASLLTSPIAQHLIAGVGLVETFYILGASYFIIMLLASQFIKRPNEQELAILSVSGKEKTASLTQGMAANQALKSNRFYILWIIFFINIACGLGLISAASPMAQEMAGLSTSHAAVMVGVLGIFNGFGRLLWASLSDYIGRPLTFSILLLVNLFFSLSLWLFTDSVLFVVAMSILMTCYGAGFSLIPAYLSDIFGTKELAALHGYILTAWAMAGLAGPILLAETYKIAHSYTQTLFVFLILYSIALALSYYLGRSIKKEIQKPLT; from the coding sequence ATGAAATTGAATCGTTATATTATTGCCTTTGCTGGGGTCATTTTACACTTAATGCTGGGTTCGACTTATGCTTGGAGTGTTTATCGCAACCCTATTATTGAAAAAACGGGATGGGATCAGGCTTCTGTTGCCTTTGCCTTTAGTCTAGCAATCTTTTGTTTGGGATTATCGGCTGCATTTATGGGGCGTTTGGTAGAAAAATTTGGTCCGAGAGTCATGGGGAGTCTATCTGCTTTTCTATACGCAGGTGGAAATATCTTAACAGGATTTGCAATAGACCGTCAGGAGCTGTGGTTGTTGTATCTCGCTTATGGCATTTTAGGTGGGCTTGGTTTGGGAGCAGGCTATATTACCCCTGTGTCAACGATTATAAAATGGTTTCCTGATAAACGTGGTCTCGCAACAGGTTTAGCGATTATGGGGTTTGGTTTTGCTTCTTTATTGACTAGTCCCATAGCGCAACATCTCATCGCAGGGGTAGGGCTTGTAGAAACTTTTTATATTTTAGGTGCAAGTTACTTTATTATCATGCTCCTAGCTTCACAATTCATTAAGCGTCCAAATGAGCAAGAGCTTGCAATTTTATCTGTTTCAGGGAAAGAAAAAACAGCCTCTTTGACGCAAGGAATGGCTGCGAATCAGGCCCTGAAAAGCAATCGGTTTTATATACTTTGGATTATTTTCTTTATCAACATAGCTTGTGGTTTAGGCTTAATATCAGCGGCATCGCCAATGGCACAGGAGATGGCTGGCTTGTCTACAAGTCATGCAGCAGTTATGGTGGGCGTTTTAGGGATTTTCAATGGGTTTGGTCGTTTGCTCTGGGCGAGTTTATCTGACTATATCGGTCGCCCTCTAACCTTTAGTATATTACTGCTTGTCAATCTTTTCTTTTCTCTCTCACTTTGGCTCTTTACAGATTCCGTTTTATTTGTAGTCGCTATGTCTATTTTGATGACTTGCTATGGAGCTGGTTTTTCATTGATTCCGGCTTATCTCAGTGATATTTTTGGAACCAAGGAATTGGCCGCTCTGCATGGATATATTTTAACAGCTTGGGCAATGGCTGGTTTAGCAGGGCCTATTTTATTAGCAGAGACTTATAAAATAGCTCATTCTTACACACAAACCTTGTTCGTTTTTCTCATTTTATATAGTATAGCCTTGGCTTTGTCTTATTATCTAGGTCGTTCAATCAAAAAGGAAATCCAAAAACCGCTTACATGA
- a CDS encoding FAD-containing oxidoreductase: MLTYDLIVIGFGKAGKTLAGKLASAGKKVALIERSKAMYGGTCINIGCIPTKTLLVAAEKDLSFEEVIATKNTITGRLNGKNYATVAGTGVDIFDAEAHFLSNKVIEIQAGDEKQELTAETIVINTGAVSNVLPIPGLATSKNVFDSTGIQNLDKLPEKLGVLGGGNIGLEFAGLYNKLGSKVTVLDALDTFLPRAEPSIAALAKQYMEEDGIELLQNIRTTEIKNDGDQVLVVTENETYRFDALLYATGRKPNVEPLQLENTDIELTERGAIKVDKHCQTNVPGVFAVGDVNGGPQFTYISLDDFRVVYSYLAGDGSYTLEDRLNVPNTIFITPALSQVGLTESQAADLKLPYAVKEIPVAAMPRGHVNGDLRGAFKAVVNTETKEILGASIFSEGSQEIINIITVAMDNKIPYTYFTKQIFTHPTLAENLNDLFAI, from the coding sequence ATGTTAACATATGATTTAATCGTTATTGGATTTGGTAAAGCTGGGAAAACACTAGCTGGTAAATTGGCTTCAGCTGGCAAAAAAGTTGCCCTCATTGAACGAAGCAAAGCTATGTACGGTGGAACTTGTATCAACATCGGCTGTATCCCAACTAAGACCTTGTTAGTTGCTGCTGAAAAGGATTTGTCTTTTGAAGAAGTCATTGCTACCAAAAATACCATCACTGGTCGCCTTAACGGTAAAAACTATGCTACTGTTGCGGGAACAGGTGTAGATATCTTTGATGCGGAAGCTCACTTCCTTTCAAACAAAGTCATCGAAATCCAGGCTGGTGATGAAAAACAAGAACTGACTGCTGAAACTATCGTTATCAACACTGGTGCTGTTTCAAACGTCTTGCCAATCCCTGGACTTGCTACAAGCAAGAATGTCTTTGACTCAACAGGTATCCAAAACTTGGACAAATTGCCTGAAAAACTTGGTGTCCTTGGTGGCGGAAATATCGGTCTTGAATTTGCAGGCCTTTACAACAAACTTGGCAGCAAAGTTACAGTCCTAGATGCCTTGGATACTTTTCTACCTCGAGCAGAACCTTCCATCGCAGCTCTTGCTAAACAGTACATGGAAGAAGACGGTATTGAATTGCTTCAAAACATCCGTACTACTGAAATCAAAAACGACGGTGACCAAGTTCTCGTCGTAACTGAAAACGAAACGTACCGTTTCGACGCCCTTCTCTACGCAACTGGACGTAAGCCAAACGTAGAACCACTTCAACTTGAGAATACCGATATTGAACTAACTGAACGCGGTGCTATCAAAGTAGACAAACATTGTCAAACAAACGTTCCTGGTGTCTTTGCAGTTGGGGATGTCAACGGTGGACCTCAATTTACCTACATTTCACTTGATGACTTCCGTGTTGTCTACAGCTATCTTGCTGGAGATGGCAGCTACACTCTTGAAGACCGTCTCAATGTACCAAACACTATATTCATCACACCTGCACTTTCTCAAGTTGGCTTGACGGAAAGCCAAGCAGCTGATTTGAAACTTCCATACGCAGTGAAGGAAATCCCTGTTGCAGCCATGCCTCGCGGTCACGTCAATGGAGATCTTCGTGGAGCCTTCAAAGCTGTTGTCAATACTGAAACTAAAGAGATTCTTGGTGCAAGCATCTTCTCAGAAGGATCACAAGAAATCATCAACATCATCACTGTTGCTATGGACAACAAGATTCCTTACACTTACTTCACAAAACAAATCTTCACTCACCCAACCTTGGCTGAGAACTTGAATGACTTGTTTGCGATTTAA